One window of the Coffea eugenioides isolate CCC68of unplaced genomic scaffold, Ceug_1.0 ScVebR1_462;HRSCAF=1145, whole genome shotgun sequence genome contains the following:
- the LOC113758301 gene encoding uncharacterized protein LOC113758301, giving the protein MARGGRKCKRTANGLRDEPIEQPPSCHETRQQPPLGTSHENVIEQVQGEAARAPQSPIQNSTLGIMHESGDQVTQQADGGSQSHEQCQNSPIQQSPLGTRHVPTEKNPNQDSQGQHSNDTTFMSCNSDDAGKETTNDSSEVHQKTRGPTFMKEIWGRPKDLPRIEIKLDDNGIPISEKTSFSKFLGSLARNGMYCPIDVESWLKMPRKLKMDMLEVIKERFALPMGLEAWTLRSIGKKWRSWKADLKATYFDPAVPNAEARFQKDIRVREEQWIKLWAYWKSKEAK; this is encoded by the exons ATGGCCCGTGGAGGTCGAAAATGTAAGCGCACTGCCAATGGATTGAGAGATGAACCAATTGAGCAACCTCCCTCATGTCATGAAACAAGGCAGCAGCCTCCACTTggaacaagccatgaaaatgtAATTGAACAAGTTCAAGGAGAAGCTGCTCGGGCACCTCAATCTCCAATCCAGAATTCTACATTGGGAATAATGCATGAATCAGGTGACCAAGTTACTCAACAAGCTGATGGAGGTTCACAGTCGCATGAGCAGTGCCAGAACTCTCCAATTCAACAATCTCCACTTGGAACAAGGCACGTACCAACtgaaaaaaatccaaatcaggatTCTCAAGGTCAACATTCCAATGACACCACCTTCATGTCATGCAACTCGGACGATGCAG GAAAAGAAACTACAAATGATTCAAGTGAAGTACATCAGAAAACCCGAGGCCCTACATTTATGAAAGAAATTTGGGGTCGGCCTAAGGACCTTCCACGGATTGAGATTAAACTCGATGACAATGGGATCCCAATAAGTGAGAAAACCTCTTTCTCTAAATTCTTGGGCAGTTTGGCTAGGAATGGTATGTATTGTCCAATAGATGTTGAAAGTTGGCTTAAGATGCCAAGGAAACTTAAAATGGACATGTTAGAAGTGATAAAG GAAAGGTTTGCTTTGCCTATGGGACTAGAAGCTTGGACCTTAAGATCTATTGGCAAAAAATGGAGAAGCTGGAAGGCAGATTTAAAGGCTACATATTTTGATCCTGCCGTGCCAAATGCTGAAGCTCGGTTTCAAAAGGACATAAGGGTACGGGAAGAGCAATGGATCAAACTTTGGGCTtattggaaaagtaaagaagcAAAG
- the LOC113758302 gene encoding uncharacterized protein LOC113758302, whose translation MGVCVTKMEAYDHLKVVGFIKGYNNWIAHEELSNYYEATSNSENTSIGVSNGTNDMQDLVHDVFGIPHGTNELNREGDFPVSEAEKFYKLIDDSQQDLYSGCKNFSKLSFIIRLLHLKCLGKMSNKIFNMLVELLREAFPEAMTNLPSSYYEAEKLMNTLGLGYEKIDACPNDCSLYWGSAEKRTSCETCNELRWVASENDPTGEKRKIPQKVLWHFPLKARLQRLFMSSKIASQMRWHEEKRTKDGCMRHPADSPAWQTFDHLHPEFAKDCRNVRLGLASDEFNPFNNMSSTHSTWPVVLIPYNLPPWMCMKQPYFMLSLLIPGPSSPGNNIDVYLQPLVKELTELWDFGIQTYDASQKENFQLHAALLWTISDFPGYAMLSGWSTKGEYACPVCHKFTHARRLTHSFKHCYMGHHRFLDSKHKFRKQAQLFDGTEEYGKRPPLQTGDMIVSELGDLQIKFGKLVKGNPKLPFNWKKRSIFFDLPYWKDNVLRHNLDFMHIEKNVCENIWGTLLDIEDKAKDHYNSRRDLREMGIRKELHPIETEPGKVYLPPSSFAMDKKQKTIYFRQLCSKVICPQDVVRLESEIAVILCDLATEVKLGGLVYYRWMYPVERYLGTLKSYVRNKSRPEGSIAQGYLAEECINFCLLYLADYVETKFNRPSRNEEVHKEIEEGLDIFSKSGHPLGRGKATVFDAHILSKAHQYILFNCDAVTPYIEQHRRLIEEWHPQVPQHLKERLHSENFACWFAEHIDKLELPQNVSVLRDLRFLAKGPDVVGIQHDKYVVNGFRFHTNEVEKKRKTQNSGVTVNATTSSFASIRDQNPVLSELVYFGVLKNVVELIYGGHRVVLFKCDWISNGSRMKQDADGFTVVNFANVRPHVEPFILASQASQVFYVEDPTDKDWQVVISTTARGGYNMGTTMDVETYLQSDVGNPVVENENEEISWVREDGLGIEVDLSQYNLI comes from the exons ATGGGTGTTTGTGTGACTAAAATGGAAGCATATGATCATTTGAAAGTGGTAGGCTTTATCAAGGGTTATAATAATTGGATAGCACATGAAGAACTTTCAAACTACTATGAAGCCACATCTAATTCTGAAAATACATCAATTGGGGTTTCAAATGGGACTAATGACATGCAAGACTTGGTCCATGATGTATTTGGGATACCACATGGAACAAATGAATTGAATAGAGAAGGGGACTTTCCTGTTTCAGAGGctgaaaaattttacaaattgatTGATGATTCTCAACAGGATTTGTACAGTGGTTGCAAAAATTTCTCGAAGTTGTCTTTCATTATTCGTTTGCTTCACCTAAAATGCCTTGGTAAGATGAGTAACAAGATTTTTAATATGCTTGTTGAGCTGTTGAGAGAAGCATTTCCGGAGGCCATGACTAATTTGCCTTCTTCTTACTATGAGGCTGAGAAATTGATGAATACATTGGGGCTGGGTTATGAAAAGATCGATGCATGTCCTAATGATTGTTCTCTTTATTGGGGTAGTGCTGAAAAAAGAACTTCATGCGAAACATGTAACGAGCTTAGGTGGGTTGCTTCAGAAAATGATCCAActggtgaaaaaagaaaaatccctCAAAAAGTATTGTGGCATTTTCCTTTAAAAGCTAGATTACAAAGActatttatgtcttctaaaattgcatctcaaatGAGATGGCATGAGGAAAAACGTACAAAAGATGGTTGTATGAGACATCCAGCTGATTCTCCAGCTTGGCAAACTTTTGACCATCTACATCCAGAATTTGCTAAGGATTGTCGAAATGTTAGATTGGGGTTGGCATCTGACGAGTTTAATCCATTCAACAACATGAGTTCTACACACAGTACTTGGCCTGTGGTTTTAATACCATATAACTTACCTCCGTGGATGTGTATGAAGCAACCGTACTTCATGTTGTCCTTGTTAATACCCGGACCATCCTCTCCTGGGAATAATATTGATGTTTATCTACAGCCTCTAGTTAAAGAATTGACCGAATTGTGGGATTTTGGCATTCAAACTTATGATGcatcccaaaaagaaaattttcaattgcatgCAGCTCTGTTGTGGACCATTAGTGATTTCCCTGGATATGCAATGTTATCTGGGTGGAGCACTAAAGGTGAATATGCTTGTCCTGTTTGTCACAAGTTCACTCATGCACGACGGTTGACTCATAGTTTCAAGCATTGCTATATGGGTCATCATAGATTCTTAGATAGTAAGCATAAATTTAGAAAGCAAGCCCAATTGTTTGATGGCACCGAAGAATATGGAAAGCGACCACCTTTGCAAACTGGGGATATGATTGTGAGTGAATTGGGAGACTtgcaaattaaatttggaaaacttGTGAAAGGTAATCCGAAGCTgccttttaattggaaaaagaGGAGTATTTTCTTTGACTTGCCATATTGGAAAGATAATGTCTTAAGACATAATCTTGACTTCATGCACATTGAGAAGAATGTTTGTGAAAATATTTGGGGGACATTGCTGGATATTGAGGATAAAGCAAAGGACCATTATAATTCCCGCCGTGATTTGAGAGAAATGGGAATAAGAAAAGAGCTGCATCCCATTGAGACAGAACCTGGAAAGGTTTACTTACCTCCATCTTCCTTTGCAATGgataaaaaacagaaaactat ATACTTCAGGCAGCtttgttctaaagttatttGTCCTCAAGATGTGGTTCGTTTGGAAAGTGAAATTGCCGTTATACTCTGCGATCTTGCAACTGAAGTGAAATTAGGTGGCCTGGTGTATTATCGTTGGATGTATCCTGTAGAGAG GTACCTAGGAACATTAAAATCTTATGTTCGAAATAAAAGTAGGCCTGAAGGTTCGATTGCTCAAGGCTACTTGGCAGAAGAATGCATAAACTTTTGCTTGTTGTATCTTGCGGACTATGTTGAGACAAAATTCAATCGTCcaagcagaaatgaagaagtacaTAAGGAAATTGAAGAGGGTTTAGATATATTCTCTAAATCAGGACATCCTTTGGGGAGGGGCAAGGCAACAGTTTTTGATGCTCATATCTTGAGTAAAGCACATCAGTATATTTTATTTAACTGTGATGCTGTCACACCTTACATAGA GCAGCATCGTAGATTGATAGAAGAATGGCATCCTCAAGTTCCACAGCATCTAAAAGAGCGCTTGCACAGCGAAAATTTTGCTTGTTGGTTTGCTGAACAT attGACAAGTTAGAACTTCCTCAAAATGTTTCGGTGTTGAGAGACTTGAGGTTCCTTGCTAAAGGTCCAGATGTTGTTGGAATCCAACATGACAAGTATGTTGTTAATGGATTTCGGTTTCACACCAATGaagttgagaagaaaagaaaaacgcagAATAGTGGTGTTACAGTCAATGCAACAACATCCAGTTTTGCAAGTATAAGggatcaaaatccagttttgagtgaactaGTCTACTTCGGCGTCTTGAAAAATGTTGTTGAATTAATTTATGGAGGTCATCGGGTGGTGTTATTCAAATGTGATTGGATATCAAATGGTTCGAGAATGAAACAAGATGCTGATGGGTTTACTGTAGTCAATTTTGCAAATGTGAGGCCTCATGTTGAGCCATTTATACTCGCTTCACAAGCATCACAGGTTTTTTATGTGGAAGATCCAACTGATAAGGATTGGCAAGTTGTTATCTCTACCACTGCAAGAGGTGGATATAACATGGGCACAACCATGGATGTTGAGACATATTTGCAAAGTGATGTTGGCAATCCTGTTGTTGAGAATGAAAATGAGGAAATTAGTTGGGTTCGTGAGGATGGACTTGGGATTGAAGTTGATTTGTCCCAATATAATCTGATTTAG